A window of Nitrosopumilus sp. b3 contains these coding sequences:
- a CDS encoding divalent cation transporter yields the protein MEVENYSKLKVVASGVIPFAFLIILILYIFGPGASLLDLGIPLPEITIERVSFIDSEIQATVRNTGPIPVEIVMADVNDRIQPAAVEPDRFLERYETTLVRIPFEWNEAEPYIIGITIEDGTRFEKKIEAAAFALEPSIDLVVFFAIIGTYVGIIPVMIGLLWLPFIKKISKQKYYFFLALTIGLLLFLAIDSIEEALEVSNENLAKSFNGSLLVATVVVLSFLGLYYSGNKLVKKADSSKLAKPVAIALMISIGIGLHNFGEGLAIGASVGLGSIAFSTFLIVGFALHNTTEGIAIAAPMSKGKLMIGKLAALGIIAGSPAIFGAWVGGFAYSPFSSVIFLAIGAGAIFQVIFVIMKWIREENENNMSSFSVVSGIAMGMIVMYLTGILV from the coding sequence ATGGAAGTTGAAAATTATTCAAAATTGAAAGTTGTTGCTAGTGGAGTTATTCCATTTGCCTTTCTAATTATCTTAATACTGTATATTTTTGGGCCAGGCGCAAGTTTACTTGATCTTGGAATTCCTTTACCCGAAATTACTATTGAACGAGTAAGTTTCATTGATTCTGAAATCCAAGCTACGGTTAGGAATACTGGCCCAATTCCAGTTGAAATAGTAATGGCTGATGTTAATGATAGAATTCAACCTGCTGCAGTAGAGCCTGATAGATTTCTTGAAAGATATGAAACCACACTAGTACGAATTCCTTTTGAATGGAATGAAGCAGAACCATACATTATTGGAATAACCATCGAGGATGGAACAAGATTTGAGAAAAAAATCGAAGCTGCTGCATTTGCACTTGAACCCTCTATTGATCTTGTTGTATTTTTTGCAATAATTGGAACATATGTTGGAATTATTCCTGTAATGATAGGTCTACTCTGGCTTCCATTCATTAAAAAAATTAGCAAGCAAAAATATTATTTCTTTTTGGCTTTAACTATTGGATTGCTGCTCTTCTTGGCAATTGATTCGATTGAAGAAGCATTGGAAGTTTCAAATGAGAATCTGGCTAAAAGCTTCAATGGTTCATTACTTGTTGCAACTGTTGTGGTCTTATCTTTTCTTGGATTGTATTATTCTGGAAATAAACTTGTCAAAAAAGCTGATTCGTCCAAACTTGCTAAACCAGTTGCAATTGCATTAATGATTTCTATTGGAATTGGATTGCACAATTTTGGTGAAGGCCTTGCCATAGGGGCCTCAGTTGGCTTAGGTTCTATTGCTTTTAGTACATTTTTGATTGTAGGTTTTGCCTTGCATAATACTACTGAAGGGATTGCAATTGCAGCTCCTATGTCAAAAGGAAAATTGATGATTGGCAAGCTTGCTGCATTGGGTATTATCGCTGGATCTCCTGCAATTTTTGGTGCCTGGGTTGGAGGATTTGCATACTCCCCATTTTCATCTGTAATATTTCTGGCAATTGGGGCTGGTGCAATATTTCAGGTAATTTTTGTCATCATGAAATGGATTCGAGAAGAAAATGAGAATAATATGTCTAGTTTTTCAGTTGTGTCTGGGATTGCCATGGGAATGATAGTCATGTATCTAACTGGTATTCTGGTTTAG
- a CDS encoding multicopper oxidase domain-containing protein: protein MFLAITFFIGISIIMIFPIMSQAQSEEKTFVTHTGAVVKTSGEIIDPLYVVSTVEFDPMNYLRDFNYGRVSELSDGTTLREYTIIAEDDKIMEVSSGVFYNVWTFNGTVPGPTIRATEGDLLKIKFINNGQKEHTIHFHGIHPAGMDGVFEPVGGNGGQFVYEFTAGPVGVHPYHCHVMPLEEHIVHGLYGVFIVDPKEERQPADEMVMVLNGLDTDFDTENNFYAANTIPFYYQHHPIQINTNELIRIYVVNMVEFDPINNFHLHGNLYKYYPTGTDLVPSFYTDMITLSQTERGIMEFEYQYPGKYLFHAHKVEFSEKGWVGIFLAKENLDTQEVNYGS, encoded by the coding sequence ATGTTTTTAGCAATTACCTTCTTCATTGGGATCTCTATAATCATGATCTTCCCAATTATGTCTCAAGCTCAATCTGAGGAAAAAACTTTTGTCACACATACTGGTGCTGTAGTAAAAACTTCTGGAGAGATAATTGATCCTCTTTACGTTGTATCTACTGTTGAATTTGATCCAATGAACTATTTACGTGATTTCAATTATGGTCGAGTTTCAGAATTATCTGATGGTACAACCTTGAGAGAATACACAATAATTGCAGAAGATGACAAAATAATGGAGGTCTCCTCAGGAGTATTCTATAATGTTTGGACTTTTAATGGAACTGTCCCTGGCCCTACAATTAGGGCTACTGAAGGGGATCTTCTTAAAATAAAATTCATCAACAATGGTCAAAAAGAACATACAATCCACTTCCATGGAATTCATCCTGCAGGAATGGATGGTGTCTTTGAACCTGTAGGTGGAAATGGGGGACAGTTTGTTTATGAGTTTACTGCAGGTCCTGTAGGAGTTCACCCGTATCATTGCCACGTAATGCCTTTAGAAGAGCACATAGTGCATGGGCTTTATGGTGTGTTTATTGTTGATCCTAAAGAAGAACGACAACCAGCAGATGAAATGGTTATGGTTCTTAATGGATTGGATACTGACTTTGATACTGAAAATAATTTCTATGCTGCAAATACTATTCCATTTTATTATCAGCATCACCCTATTCAAATTAACACAAATGAATTAATTCGAATCTATGTAGTCAACATGGTTGAATTTGATCCAATAAATAATTTCCATCTGCATGGAAATTTGTATAAGTATTATCCAACAGGAACTGATCTTGTACCTTCATTTTACACTGATATGATTACTCTGTCCCAAACTGAGCGTGGAATTATGGAATTTGAATATCAATATCCTGGAAAATATCTATTCCATGCTCATAAAGTTGAATTCTCTGAAAAGGGTTGGGTTGGAATTTTTTTGGCTAAAGAGAATCTGGATACTCAGGAAGTAAATTATGGAAGTTGA
- a CDS encoding cation diffusion facilitator family transporter, whose product MFVQRTKVLQISLLAIFSAFLVELIFGLISNSLALITDGIHALLDSVVTLVLLLAARMAMKPADAEHTYGHGKIESLGGMIGGIAIFLIACFFIYESIHRLQSPPPTILPGLFAITAGLYTIGIDIFRIGLLRKSIKKIGGATLKADFYHAFMDLGSTLVAIIGIVLVSYGLYFGDFVAALILGGLLAILSIKLVYKTALDLTDIISPELVKNVKEIAMSTDGVINADPILMRRSGETIFADITISLRGDTSFDKAHEISNNVEANIKNKISNSTITIHFEPNWQDVPLDAKIQEIAKGVEGVEEVHNVSTHKSKGKTFSNLHVMVDREMNLLSAHKISEIIEEEIQKNIPEIVHATIHLEPFVKIPENLNLEDKITENQIKRILEKYSEIKKIGRIVSLNFENILKIDIDCSFDRKLSIEKVHDLISEIEHEIRTKIKNSVITIHPEPV is encoded by the coding sequence ATGTTTGTGCAAAGGACCAAAGTATTACAAATTTCATTGTTAGCTATATTTTCGGCATTTTTAGTAGAATTGATTTTTGGTTTAATCTCAAATAGTCTAGCCCTAATTACAGATGGCATTCATGCATTATTGGATAGTGTGGTAACCTTGGTCTTACTTTTAGCTGCAAGAATGGCAATGAAGCCAGCTGATGCAGAGCACACCTATGGACATGGAAAAATCGAATCGTTGGGAGGCATGATTGGAGGAATAGCAATTTTTTTGATTGCGTGTTTTTTTATTTACGAATCAATTCATAGATTACAAAGTCCACCCCCAACAATATTACCAGGATTATTTGCAATCACTGCGGGGTTATACACAATTGGTATTGATATTTTCAGAATTGGTCTTTTAAGGAAATCAATTAAAAAAATTGGCGGGGCTACTCTCAAAGCAGATTTCTATCACGCCTTTATGGATCTTGGGTCTACTCTAGTTGCAATAATTGGAATAGTTCTTGTTTCATACGGATTATATTTCGGAGACTTTGTGGCAGCGCTAATACTTGGTGGATTGTTAGCCATACTCAGCATCAAATTAGTCTACAAAACTGCACTTGATTTAACTGACATTATTTCACCAGAACTTGTAAAGAATGTAAAAGAAATTGCAATGTCTACGGATGGCGTAATTAATGCAGATCCAATTTTGATGAGAAGATCAGGTGAGACAATTTTTGCAGATATTACAATCTCATTGAGAGGAGATACAAGTTTTGATAAAGCGCATGAAATAAGCAACAATGTTGAGGCCAACATAAAAAATAAAATATCAAATTCAACAATTACTATACATTTTGAACCTAATTGGCAAGATGTTCCCCTAGATGCAAAAATTCAAGAAATTGCAAAAGGAGTTGAAGGAGTAGAAGAAGTTCACAATGTAAGCACACATAAATCCAAAGGAAAAACATTTTCAAATTTACATGTAATGGTAGACAGAGAAATGAATCTTTTATCTGCTCATAAAATTTCTGAAATTATTGAAGAAGAGATTCAAAAAAATATTCCAGAGATAGTGCACGCTACAATTCATCTAGAGCCTTTTGTTAAAATACCAGAAAATTTGAACTTGGAGGATAAAATTACTGAAAATCAAATTAAAAGAATACTAGAGAAATATTCAGAAATTAAAAAAATCGGAAGGATAGTCTCTTTAAATTTTGAGAATATTCTAAAAATTGATATCGATTGTTCCTTTGATAGAAAACTATCAATTGAAAAAGTTCATGATTTGATTTCAGAGATAGAGCATGAAATCAGGACAAAAATAAAGAATTCAGTAATTACAATACATCCAGAACCTGTCTAA
- a CDS encoding 30S ribosomal protein S13: MSTQEYRHIVRIVGNDIPGERKMLVGLTQIKGIGYNFATAILDTLKIDTNSNIGNLTEENVQAIEKLITDPIGGNFPTWFLNRRKDIETGADLHLLTSDIPFTLRNDIERERITASWRGYRHLSGLKVRGQRTRTSGRKGGAVGVAKGGMAAPVKKGSAGAPAAEAAAPAAEAAVPAAEKKE, encoded by the coding sequence TTGAGTACTCAAGAATATAGACACATTGTAAGGATTGTGGGTAATGATATCCCAGGAGAGCGAAAAATGCTTGTAGGGTTGACTCAGATTAAAGGAATTGGGTATAATTTTGCCACAGCAATTCTAGACACATTAAAGATCGACACAAATTCTAACATCGGAAATCTCACTGAAGAAAATGTTCAAGCAATTGAAAAATTGATCACAGATCCTATTGGAGGAAATTTCCCAACATGGTTCCTCAATAGAAGAAAAGACATTGAGACAGGAGCTGATTTGCATTTACTTACATCAGATATTCCATTTACATTAAGAAACGATATTGAAAGAGAAAGAATAACTGCAAGCTGGAGAGGTTATCGTCACCTTAGTGGCCTAAAAGTAAGAGGTCAAAGAACTAGAACATCAGGTAGAAAAGGTGGAGCTGTGGGAGTTGCAAAAGGAGGAATGGCAGCACCAGTAAAGAAGGGAAGTGCAGGAGCTCCGGCAGCAGAAGCAGCAGCTCCGGCAGCAGAAGCAGCAGTTCCGGCAGCGGAGAAAAAAGAGTAG